The Macaca nemestrina isolate mMacNem1 chromosome 12, mMacNem.hap1, whole genome shotgun sequence genome contains a region encoding:
- the LOC105476242 gene encoding signal recognition particle receptor subunit alpha yields the protein MLDFFTIFSKGGLVLWCFQGVSDSCTGPVNALIRSVLLQERGGNNSFTHEALTLKYKLDNQFELVFVVGFQKILTLTYVDKLIDDVHRLFRDKYRTEIQQQSALSLLNGTFDFQNDFLRLLREAEESSKIRAPTTMKKFEDSEKAKKPVRSMIETRGEKPKEKAKNSKKKGAKKEGSDGPLATSKAVPAEKSGLPVGLENGVELSKEELIRRKREEFIQKHGRGMEKSNKSTKSDAPKEKGKKAPRVWELGGCANKEVLDYSTPTTNGSPEAALSEDINLIRGTGPGGQLQDLDCSSSDDEGAAQNSTKPSATKGTLGGMFGMLKGLVGSKSLSREDMESVLDKMRDHLIAKNVAADIAVQLCESVANKLEGKVMGTFSTVTSTVKQALQESLVQILQPQRRVDMLRDIMDAQRRQRPYVVTFCGVNGVGKSTNLAKISFWLLENGFSVLIAACDTFRAGAVEQLRTHTRRLSALHPPEKHGGRTMVQLFEKGYGKDAAGIAMEAIAFARNQGFDVVLVDTAGRMQDNAPLMTALAKLITVNTPDLVLFVGEALVGNEAVDQLVKFNRALADHSMAQTPRLIDGIVLTKFDTIDDKVGAAISMTYITSKPIVFVGTGQTYCDLRSLNAKAVVAALMKA from the exons ATGCTCGACTTCTTCACCATTTTCTCCAAGGGTGGGCTTGTGCTCTGGTGCTTCCAGGGCGTTAGCGACTCATGCACCGGGCCTGTTAACGCGTTGATTCGTTCCGTGCTGCTGCAG GAACGGGGAGGTAACAACTCCTTCACCCATGAGGCACTCACACTCAAGTATAAATTGGACAACCAGTTTGAGCTGGTGTTTGTG GTTGGTTTTCAGAAGATCCTGACACTGACGTATGTAGACAAATTGATAGATGACGTGCACCGGCTGTTTCGGGACAAGTACCGCACGGAGATCCAACAGCAAAGTGCTTTGAGTTTATTAAATGGCACTTTTGATTTCCAAAATGACTTCCTGCGGCTCCTTCG tGAAGCAGAGGAGAGCAGTAAGATCCGAGCTCCCACTACCATGAAGAAATTTGAAGATTCTGAAAAGGCCAAGAAACCTGTGAGGTCCATGATTGAGACACGTGGGGAAAAGCCcaaggaaaaagcaaagaataGCAAAAAAAAGGGGGCCAAGAAGGAAG GTTCTGATGGTCCTTTGGCTACCAGCAAAGCCGTCCCTGCAGAAAAGTCAGGTCTTCCAGTGGGTCTTGAGAACGGAGTAGAACTTTCCAAAGAGGAGCTGATCCGCAGGAAGCGAGAGGAGTTCATTCAGAAGCATGGGAGGGGTATGGAGAAGTCCAA CAAGTCCACGAAGTCAGATGCTCCAAAGGAGAAGGGCAAAAAAGCGCCCCGGGTGTGGGAACTGGGTGGCTGTGCTAACAAAGAAGTGTTGGATTACAGTACTCCCACCACCAATGGAAGCCCTGAGGCTGCCTTGTCTGAGGACATCAACTTG ATTCGAGGGACTGGGCCTGGGGGGCAGCTTCAGGATCTGGACTGCAGCAGCTCCGACGACGAAGGGGCTGCTCAAAACTCCACCAAGCCTAG TGCGACCAAGGGCACACTGGGTGGCATGTTTGGTATGCTGAAGGGCCTTGTGGGTTCAAAGAGCTTGAGTCGTGAAGACATGGAATCTGTGCTGGACAAGATGCGTGATCATCTAATTG CTAAGAACGTGGCTGCAGACATTGCCGTCCAGCTCTGTGAATCCGTTGCCAACAAGCTGGAAGGGAAGGTGATGGGGACGTTCAGCA CGGTGACTTCCACAGTAAAGCAAGCCCTACAGGAGTCCCTGGTGCAGATTCTGCAGCCACAGCGTCGTGTAGACATGCTCCGGGACATCATGGACGCCCAGCGTCGCCAGCGCCCTTATGTCGTCACCTTCTGTGGTGTTAATGGAGTGGGGAAATCTACTAATCTTGCCAAG ATTTCCTTCTGGTTGTTAGAGAATGGCTTCAGTGTCCTCATTGCTGCCTGTGATACGTTTCGTGCCGGAGCTGTGGAGCAGCTGCGTACACACACCCGGCGTTTGAGTGCCCTACACCCTCCAGAGAAGCATGGTGGCCGCACCATGGTGCAGTTGTTTGAAAAGGGCTATGGCAAGGATGCTGCTGGCATTGCTATGGAAGCCATTGCTTTTG CACGTAACCAAGGCTTTGACGTGGTGCTGGTGGACACGGCGGGCCGCATGCAAGACAATGCCCCTCTGATGACTGCCCTGGCCAAACTCATTACTGTCAATACACCCGACTTGGTGCTGTTTGTAGGAGAAGCCTTAGTAGGCAATGAAGCCGTGGACCAGCTG GTCAAGTTCAATAGAGCCTTGGCTGACCATTCTATGGCTCAGACACCTCGGCTCATTGATGGCATTGTTCTTACCAAATTTGATACCATTGATGACAAG GTGGGAGCTGCTATTTCTATGACGTACATCACAAGCAAACCCATCGTCTTTGTGGGCACCGGCCAGACCTACTGTGACCTACGCAGCCTCAATGCCAAGGCTGTGGTGGCTGCCCTCATGAAGGCTTAA